One Sinorhizobium sp. BG8 DNA window includes the following coding sequences:
- a CDS encoding TOBE domain-containing protein gives MTLGVRPENICIGDTLDEPCLVIDARVDLVDPTGANTLVIFDVAGKEVTTRTAPTVKISAGKTLKFGFSQSSFHLFDTKSGARLHQRGTISAASPSFAAMSSAQPI, from the coding sequence GTGACGCTTGGTGTTCGACCTGAAAACATCTGCATCGGCGATACACTGGACGAACCTTGCCTGGTTATCGACGCTCGCGTCGACCTGGTAGATCCGACGGGTGCCAATACGCTCGTGATCTTCGACGTGGCGGGTAAGGAAGTGACGACCAGGACCGCGCCGACGGTCAAGATCAGCGCAGGTAAAACGCTGAAGTTTGGGTTTTCGCAAAGCAGCTTCCACTTGTTCGACACGAAATCGGGGGCACGTCTCCACCAGCGTGGCACCATCTCGGCAGCTTCGCCGTCGTTCGCAGCAATGAGTTCAGCTCAGCCCATCTGA
- a CDS encoding SDR family NAD(P)-dependent oxidoreductase: protein MTLDLEGKVAIVTGGGSGIGAAICRRLALHGAEVIVADLDSEAARKVSSEICANGQTAHDMAVDVTDAEAAKAMVEFATKRCGGLHLAVNNAGMPGLRAATASYPLDEWRKVLNVNLDAVFYCMKHEITAMLESGGGAIVNMSSVLGFVGLPTTAAYAAAKHGVVGLTKVAALEYARQGIRINAVGPGWIETPLLAANTKIANNPRMEALQPMGRQGRPEEVAALVCFLLSEDASFVTGSYHLVDGAYSAH, encoded by the coding sequence ATGACGCTCGATCTGGAGGGAAAGGTAGCCATTGTAACCGGTGGCGGTTCGGGCATTGGTGCGGCCATTTGCCGGCGTCTGGCTCTGCATGGTGCCGAAGTTATCGTGGCCGATCTAGACAGCGAAGCAGCGCGAAAGGTATCCTCAGAAATCTGCGCGAATGGGCAAACTGCTCATGATATGGCGGTCGACGTCACGGACGCGGAAGCGGCTAAAGCAATGGTCGAATTCGCGACCAAGAGATGCGGCGGCCTGCACCTTGCCGTCAACAACGCGGGCATGCCTGGGCTTCGGGCGGCAACAGCGAGCTATCCACTCGACGAGTGGCGAAAAGTGCTCAATGTCAACTTGGACGCCGTTTTCTACTGCATGAAGCATGAGATTACCGCCATGCTGGAATCGGGTGGAGGAGCGATCGTGAACATGTCGTCGGTACTGGGATTTGTCGGGCTACCGACGACGGCGGCCTACGCTGCGGCCAAGCACGGTGTTGTGGGACTAACCAAAGTCGCCGCTCTTGAGTACGCGCGGCAAGGCATTCGGATCAACGCCGTAGGCCCGGGTTGGATTGAGACACCCCTTCTGGCGGCGAATACGAAGATCGCGAACAACCCACGAATGGAGGCGCTGCAGCCGATGGGCAGACAGGGAAGGCCGGAGGAAGTCGCCGCGCTCGTGTGCTTTCTTTTGTCTGAAGACGCTAGTTTCGTTACCGGAAGCTATCATCTGGTCGATGGTGCCTATAGCGCGCACTAG
- a CDS encoding replication-associated recombination protein A produces MTDLFDAAPRTGSMPLAAELRPTTLDEVIGQEKVLGEGTMLRRRIAAGRLGSIILYGPPGLGKTSIARAIGNMLGKNFRPLNAAHNNVADIRKISDEARMRPTLLFADEVHRFSATQQDHLLALCEEGVADFIGATTGNPYHTLTPALISRSTILKLEPLAIEEMEEVLRRGLDHLAARGTTVQLAPTLLRRIAGRSGGDARRALTVLESLSIGHPAGKMVLVTEAMVDEAYAAAPVNHDRSGDAHYDVVSAFVKSMRGSDPDATLYWLARLIHGGEDPRYIARRIMIHASEDVGLADNSALQTAVAALHAVEKIGYPEAQIVLAHAALHVARAPKSNSACRGISLALAHVTNEAPSAVPMHLRDAHYKGAAALGHVGYAFPHDDGRGWSDQVYAPDVPRGAFYQSDARDAATFERRADEHWQHVTGRATARRFDDKK; encoded by the coding sequence ATGACCGATCTTTTCGATGCCGCACCCCGCACCGGCTCTATGCCTTTAGCCGCAGAATTGCGCCCGACGACGCTTGACGAAGTCATCGGCCAGGAGAAGGTTCTCGGGGAAGGAACGATGCTGCGCCGGCGCATTGCCGCCGGACGGCTCGGTAGCATCATTCTCTACGGCCCGCCCGGTCTAGGGAAGACCTCCATTGCTCGTGCCATCGGCAACATGCTGGGCAAGAATTTCAGGCCGCTGAATGCTGCGCACAACAATGTGGCCGATATCCGGAAGATCTCGGACGAGGCACGCATGCGCCCGACGCTGTTGTTTGCCGACGAAGTGCATCGCTTCAGCGCGACGCAGCAGGATCATCTTCTGGCGCTCTGTGAGGAAGGTGTCGCCGATTTCATCGGGGCGACTACGGGCAATCCCTATCACACGCTGACACCTGCTCTGATCTCCCGTTCGACCATCCTGAAGCTGGAGCCGTTGGCCATCGAAGAGATGGAGGAGGTCCTGCGCCGCGGTCTCGATCATCTCGCCGCCCGGGGCACCACGGTGCAACTCGCCCCGACACTCCTGCGGCGCATCGCCGGGCGCTCCGGCGGCGATGCGCGCCGCGCCCTCACCGTGCTGGAAAGTCTCTCCATCGGCCATCCGGCGGGCAAAATGGTCCTTGTCACGGAAGCGATGGTCGACGAAGCCTATGCGGCCGCGCCGGTCAATCACGATCGATCTGGTGATGCGCACTATGATGTGGTGTCAGCCTTCGTGAAGTCCATGCGCGGCTCGGATCCGGACGCGACGCTATACTGGCTAGCTCGCTTGATCCACGGCGGCGAGGATCCGCGTTACATCGCTCGCCGCATCATGATCCATGCGTCAGAAGATGTCGGGCTGGCGGACAATTCCGCGCTTCAGACAGCTGTCGCGGCACTGCATGCAGTAGAGAAAATCGGTTATCCGGAAGCGCAGATTGTGCTGGCCCATGCTGCACTTCACGTGGCTCGCGCGCCGAAGTCTAATTCGGCCTGCCGCGGCATTTCGCTGGCGCTTGCCCATGTGACAAACGAGGCGCCGTCAGCGGTGCCGATGCATCTGCGCGACGCGCACTACAAGGGTGCCGCGGCGCTTGGCCATGTCGGCTATGCATTTCCTCACGACGATGGCCGCGGCTGGAGCGACCAGGTCTATGCGCCAGACGTTCCGCGCGGCGCGTTCTACCAGAGCGATGCGCGTGATGCGGCAACCTTCGAGCGGCGGGCGGACGAACACTGGCAGCATGTCACCGGCCGCGCCACGGCGCGCCGTTTCGACGACAAAAAATGA
- a CDS encoding protein-S-isoprenylcysteine O-methyltransferase, producing MSASVGSAGEILWVFGIVTWYVIRYPFERRAKRVRVVDSRRSPVDMIGLAAALLGQAFVPGFYVLTGKPKVADHPVHVWAIALGAILFFCGLWVFRRTHKELGKNWSITLQIRDKHQLVVTGPYALVRHPMYSSFLLLALGQAFLLSNWVAGLSGLAGFLVLFFLRVGKEEQMMLETFGSSYGDYMKMTKRIIPCLY from the coding sequence ATGAGTGCGTCCGTGGGGTCCGCCGGCGAAATTCTATGGGTATTCGGTATCGTGACCTGGTATGTGATCCGCTATCCTTTCGAGCGGCGCGCAAAACGCGTTCGGGTAGTGGACAGTCGTCGCTCTCCAGTCGACATGATCGGCCTCGCGGCAGCACTATTGGGGCAGGCCTTCGTTCCGGGATTCTACGTGCTGACTGGCAAGCCCAAGGTCGCAGATCACCCTGTGCATGTTTGGGCGATTGCCCTCGGCGCGATCCTGTTCTTTTGCGGTCTATGGGTCTTTCGAAGAACCCACAAGGAACTCGGCAAGAATTGGTCGATAACGCTGCAAATTCGCGACAAGCACCAGCTTGTTGTGACCGGCCCTTATGCGCTCGTCCGGCACCCCATGTACAGCTCCTTCCTGCTGTTGGCGCTTGGCCAGGCCTTCCTGTTGTCGAACTGGGTCGCAGGGCTCTCGGGTCTTGCCGGCTTTTTGGTTTTGTTCTTCCTTAGGGTGGGCAAGGAGGAGCAAATGATGCTGGAAACCTTCGGCTCCAGCTACGGCGACTACATGAAAATGACTAAGCGTATCATCCCCTGTCTCTACTGA
- a CDS encoding SDR family oxidoreductase — protein sequence MTNRLANKIAVVTGATSGIGLSTAKLFAAEGARVYISGRRKDALGKAVAEIGNGAVGVQADSSNNDDLDKLFAQVKLEQGRLDVLVVNAGGGTMLPLGQITEEQIDDTFGRNVKSVIFTVQKALPLLSRGSSVVLTGSTAGQEGTAAFSVYSASKAAVRNLARSWALDLKGTGIRINVVSPGATRTPGLVELAGDDKEQQQGLLDYLASRIPLGRVGEPNEIAKATLFLASDDASFVNGAELFVDGGQAQV from the coding sequence ATGACCAATAGACTTGCAAACAAGATCGCTGTCGTTACCGGCGCCACCAGCGGCATCGGGCTTTCGACCGCCAAACTCTTTGCCGCCGAGGGCGCACGCGTGTACATCTCGGGCCGCCGTAAGGATGCCCTGGGCAAAGCAGTGGCAGAGATCGGCAACGGTGCGGTCGGTGTGCAGGCCGACTCTTCGAACAACGACGATCTGGACAAGCTTTTCGCGCAAGTGAAATTGGAACAAGGACGCTTGGACGTCCTCGTCGTCAACGCCGGCGGCGGCACCATGCTCCCGCTCGGTCAGATCACCGAGGAACAGATCGACGACACCTTCGGCCGCAACGTAAAGAGCGTCATCTTCACCGTCCAGAAGGCGCTGCCGCTGCTGAGCAGGGGTTCGTCGGTCGTGCTGACCGGTTCGACCGCCGGACAAGAAGGGACTGCTGCCTTCTCCGTATACTCGGCCTCCAAGGCGGCCGTCCGCAACCTCGCCCGTTCCTGGGCTCTTGACCTCAAGGGCACCGGCATCCGCATCAACGTCGTCTCCCCCGGCGCCACTCGCACGCCCGGCTTGGTCGAGCTTGCTGGCGACGACAAGGAACAGCAGCAGGGCCTGCTTGACTACCTCGCCTCGCGCATCCCGCTCGGCCGCGTCGGAGAACCCAACGAAATCGCCAAAGCGACCTTGTTCCTCGCCTCCGACGACGCAAGCTTCGTCAACGGCGCAGAGCTCTTCGTCGACGGCGGCCAAGCCCAAGTCTGA
- a CDS encoding alpha/beta hydrolase-fold protein, producing MTEKAYALPGTVYFDLEPTDGGDPYRIFLFIPKGEPPAGGWPLLVTTDGNATFPFAFASIVTQAPYPTVTNVDWGVIAAIGYPSDEPYDAFRRAWDLGPPPIKSYPPYFEGGPPVRIGGSGQLLDFIEHRLLPRLDAMTLIDLTRRSLFGHSFGGLFTLYALFERPALFVNWIAASPTIYWEASEILNNEAGRQPISGPAVFLHLSAGEYEGDELAPFQYRNEDAASRVEKRKIERTVALAQEMADRLNDPATGIRTQFELFAGQDHMSVLGPAVNRAVGIAFERGSTDDGRLRTR from the coding sequence ATGACTGAGAAAGCCTACGCCCTGCCCGGAACAGTTTATTTTGATCTGGAACCGACGGACGGTGGCGATCCCTACCGGATCTTCCTGTTTATACCCAAAGGCGAGCCGCCTGCCGGCGGCTGGCCTCTTTTGGTCACAACCGACGGCAACGCGACCTTCCCTTTTGCGTTTGCCAGCATCGTGACGCAAGCACCTTACCCAACCGTGACAAACGTCGATTGGGGAGTCATTGCCGCCATCGGCTATCCTTCCGACGAACCTTACGATGCATTCCGGAGGGCCTGGGACCTTGGCCCTCCACCCATCAAATCCTATCCGCCCTATTTCGAGGGGGGGCCTCCTGTTCGCATCGGCGGGAGCGGGCAACTCCTCGACTTTATCGAACATCGGCTTTTACCGCGGCTTGATGCGATGACACTGATCGATCTGACGCGCAGATCGCTTTTCGGGCACTCTTTCGGCGGACTTTTTACGCTTTATGCTCTCTTCGAACGCCCAGCGCTTTTCGTCAACTGGATTGCCGCCAGTCCGACAATCTACTGGGAGGCAAGCGAAATCTTGAATAACGAGGCGGGCCGGCAACCGATTTCGGGCCCTGCGGTCTTCCTTCACCTGTCAGCCGGCGAGTACGAGGGAGATGAGCTTGCTCCCTTCCAGTATCGCAACGAGGATGCCGCATCCCGTGTCGAGAAAAGAAAAATCGAACGCACCGTGGCATTGGCGCAGGAAATGGCGGATCGGCTAAATGATCCTGCGACCGGGATTCGAACGCAATTTGAACTCTTTGCGGGTCAGGACCACATGTCCGTGCTCGGACCAGCCGTCAATCGAGCCGTGGGTATCGCGTTTGAACGTGGTAGCACGGATGATGGTCGGCTGCGGACCCGATAG
- a CDS encoding type II toxin-antitoxin system VapB family antitoxin, with translation MRSTINLDDTLMEKARSLTGIKETAALVRQALETLVRVESGKRLIALGGTMPDAEAAPRRRSAAAE, from the coding sequence ATGCGATCGACTATCAACCTCGACGATACGCTCATGGAAAAGGCTAGGTCCTTAACCGGCATAAAAGAAACAGCCGCTCTGGTCCGCCAAGCGCTAGAGACGCTTGTTCGTGTTGAGTCGGGAAAACGCCTCATCGCGCTCGGGGGAACTATGCCGGATGCGGAGGCAGCCCCACGCCGCCGGAGCGCAGCGGCCGAGTGA
- the ugpC gene encoding sn-glycerol-3-phosphate ABC transporter ATP-binding protein UgpC: protein MASIELRGVTKSFGSADIIKGIDLDIADGEFVALVGPSGCGKSTLLRIISGLESASGGDIALDGRIVNEANPRERNVAMVFQSYALYPHMTVAENMAFNLKLSGKSKQEIRERVDEAARMLDLTGLLERKPGQLSGGQRQRVAMGRAIVRNPSVFLFDEPLSNLDAKLRVQMRGEIKLLHQRVKTTAVYVTHDQIEAMTLADRIVVLNGGNIEQIGTPLELYNRPANMFVAGFIGSPAMNFLNAQLKRTERGISALLGGGFEIPLPRREYDPAMKDIVIGVRPEDVRIHPKEAPVQGILKISEPTGPQTHLVIDVGGTDLLAITDASFSTALGSSIRLAFDTERLHVFDKQTGRALLFAARMDGYNGSAGVAL from the coding sequence ATGGCATCCATTGAATTGCGCGGCGTAACAAAGTCATTCGGCTCCGCCGACATTATCAAGGGTATCGATCTGGATATCGCGGACGGCGAGTTCGTGGCGCTTGTTGGCCCATCCGGCTGCGGCAAATCCACATTGTTGAGGATTATTTCCGGGCTTGAGTCTGCAAGCGGAGGCGATATTGCGCTCGACGGTCGCATCGTCAACGAGGCAAATCCTCGCGAGCGCAACGTTGCCATGGTCTTCCAATCCTATGCGCTCTATCCGCACATGACGGTTGCCGAGAATATGGCGTTCAACCTCAAGCTTTCCGGCAAAAGCAAGCAGGAGATACGCGAGCGGGTTGACGAGGCTGCGCGGATGCTCGATCTGACCGGGCTTCTTGAGCGCAAGCCCGGCCAGCTTTCCGGCGGCCAGCGTCAGCGCGTCGCGATGGGACGCGCGATCGTTCGCAACCCCTCTGTGTTCTTGTTCGACGAACCGCTATCCAATCTGGACGCGAAGCTTCGCGTCCAGATGCGGGGGGAGATCAAACTGCTGCACCAGCGCGTCAAGACGACAGCTGTCTATGTCACCCACGACCAGATCGAGGCGATGACGCTTGCCGACCGCATCGTTGTCCTCAACGGAGGCAATATCGAGCAAATAGGAACGCCGCTTGAACTCTATAACCGGCCGGCCAACATGTTTGTCGCGGGGTTCATTGGCTCTCCGGCGATGAACTTCCTCAATGCTCAATTGAAACGGACGGAACGAGGCATTTCGGCGCTGCTCGGCGGCGGTTTCGAAATTCCGCTGCCGCGCCGCGAGTACGATCCCGCAATGAAGGACATCGTTATCGGAGTTAGACCCGAAGATGTTCGCATACATCCGAAGGAAGCCCCGGTGCAGGGCATATTGAAGATCTCCGAGCCGACCGGTCCACAGACGCATCTGGTCATAGATGTCGGAGGAACCGATCTTCTCGCGATAACCGATGCGAGTTTCTCGACAGCTCTCGGCTCATCCATCCGGCTCGCTTTCGATACGGAGCGGCTGCATGTATTCGACAAACAGACAGGGCGAGCCCTGCTTTTTGCCGCCCGGATGGATGGCTACAATGGTTCAGCTGGTGTTGCCCTCTAA
- a CDS encoding LysR family transcriptional regulator has product MDQILAIRTFVRVAEAGSFAKAADSMNLPRSSVSKLVQDLEAHLGTKLVERTTRSVTMTTEGITYHERALRLLADLDDMDSTVAGSRTAPKGRLRVDIGSVLANLILIPSLSDFQRQYPDIDLLLGVSDRSADIIGEGIDCVVRGGYLVDSSMKARKLCELDYVLCAAPSYLDGRHPPTHPDDIQAHRVVSYFSASSGKRFPLRFQRGEERTEYLPTSNGISVNESTAHLNSLLAGLGIGQSFGFLARPFIEDGSLVELLPAWKPENHELHLVYPADRFPNPRLRAFADWATKVFERVDARRGEPVSDTIHVNG; this is encoded by the coding sequence TTGGATCAGATACTCGCCATACGAACCTTTGTCCGCGTCGCCGAGGCCGGCTCTTTCGCCAAGGCCGCGGACTCTATGAACCTGCCCCGGTCCTCCGTGAGCAAGCTCGTACAGGATCTCGAGGCGCATCTCGGGACCAAACTCGTGGAACGCACCACGCGGTCGGTGACGATGACCACGGAAGGCATCACCTATCATGAGCGTGCCTTGCGCCTCCTTGCTGATCTCGACGACATGGACAGCACCGTCGCCGGTTCTCGTACCGCTCCGAAAGGGAGGCTCCGCGTGGACATCGGCTCCGTTCTGGCGAACCTGATCCTCATTCCTTCTCTCTCGGACTTCCAGCGCCAGTATCCGGACATCGATCTCCTTCTGGGTGTCAGCGATCGCTCCGCCGATATTATAGGCGAAGGAATAGATTGCGTCGTCCGGGGCGGTTACCTCGTCGATTCCTCGATGAAGGCGCGGAAGCTGTGCGAGTTGGATTACGTCCTATGCGCGGCACCCTCCTACCTCGATGGCCGACACCCTCCCACACATCCAGACGATATCCAGGCGCACCGGGTCGTGAGCTATTTTTCAGCTTCGTCCGGTAAACGCTTCCCGTTGCGCTTCCAGCGCGGTGAAGAACGAACCGAGTATTTGCCGACTTCAAATGGCATCTCGGTCAATGAAAGCACGGCGCATCTCAACTCGCTGCTGGCCGGGCTGGGGATCGGACAAAGCTTCGGCTTCCTGGCAAGACCTTTTATCGAGGACGGCTCGCTGGTCGAACTCCTTCCCGCCTGGAAGCCGGAAAATCATGAGCTACACCTCGTCTACCCTGCGGACAGATTTCCGAACCCTCGGCTGCGGGCATTCGCTGACTGGGCGACGAAGGTATTCGAGCGCGTCGACGCCAGGCGCGGCGAACCGGTGTCCGACACCATCCACGTGAATGGATAA
- a CDS encoding ATP-binding cassette domain-containing protein, protein MQRQEAMAAVGGQRQRVAMGRALVRNPKLFLFDEPLSNLDAQLRTEMRIEIKRLHQKLGATIVYVTHDQVEAITMSTKIVVMNGGKIVQIGTPDDISNSPADLFVARFVGSPAMNLLEGTIENIRGGQMLRVSPQLAISLPAGFAAKRSVRDAWCST, encoded by the coding sequence GTGCAACGACAGGAAGCCATGGCGGCTGTCGGCGGTCAGCGGCAGCGTGTTGCAATGGGCCGCGCCTTGGTCCGCAATCCAAAGCTTTTCCTTTTCGACGAGCCGCTTTCAAACCTTGACGCCCAGCTGCGCACAGAAATGCGCATCGAGATCAAGCGACTGCATCAGAAGCTCGGAGCGACGATCGTCTACGTTACGCATGACCAGGTCGAAGCGATTACAATGTCGACAAAGATCGTCGTCATGAACGGCGGCAAAATCGTCCAGATCGGTACGCCCGATGACATCTCCAATTCCCCGGCGGACCTGTTCGTCGCAAGGTTTGTCGGCTCGCCAGCAATGAATCTCCTGGAGGGAACGATTGAGAACATCAGGGGTGGCCAGATGCTTCGCGTTTCACCGCAACTCGCAATTTCGCTTCCGGCGGGGTTTGCGGCCAAACGGTCAGTCCGTGACGCTTGGTGTTCGACCTGA
- a CDS encoding cold-shock protein, with protein sequence MATGTVKFFNQDKGFGFITPDGGGPDVFVHVSALQGGGSLRDGQKVTYELGQDRKTGKSKAENVRPA encoded by the coding sequence ATGGCTACTGGAACAGTAAAATTCTTCAATCAGGATAAGGGTTTCGGTTTTATCACGCCGGACGGTGGCGGCCCCGATGTATTCGTCCATGTGTCGGCGCTGCAGGGCGGTGGTTCGCTGCGCGATGGCCAGAAGGTCACCTATGAGCTTGGGCAGGACCGCAAGACGGGTAAGTCCAAAGCCGAAAACGTCCGGCCTGCCTGA
- a CDS encoding L,D-transpeptidase, translating to MDKSFMTRRAFSLVSLMLSVSGCSSTYWSIPYISNYRVATQYRRRRVPYAGGEEPGTIVVNTAERYLYHVEGGGRATRYGVAVGEAGLSLKGEATVGRKAEWPSWTPTANMIERKPRLQQYAGGVEGGLHNPLGAAALYLYRGDHDTMFRLHGTNEPWSIGHAVSNGCIRLTNKDIVHLYNRTPIGTKVLVI from the coding sequence ATGGACAAGAGCTTCATGACACGTCGGGCGTTCTCGCTCGTTAGTTTGATGCTGTCGGTATCCGGTTGTAGTTCTACATATTGGTCGATACCGTACATTTCGAATTACCGAGTGGCGACACAATATCGAAGGCGCCGCGTTCCCTATGCCGGAGGCGAAGAGCCCGGCACGATCGTGGTCAACACAGCAGAACGATACCTCTACCATGTTGAGGGAGGCGGCCGGGCAACGCGCTACGGGGTTGCAGTTGGAGAAGCCGGTTTGTCGCTCAAGGGGGAGGCGACCGTGGGCCGCAAGGCGGAATGGCCTTCGTGGACGCCAACCGCCAACATGATTGAGCGCAAGCCTCGTTTACAACAATATGCGGGCGGCGTTGAGGGAGGTCTGCACAACCCGCTCGGGGCGGCGGCTCTTTACCTCTATCGTGGCGACCACGACACCATGTTTCGTCTTCACGGGACGAACGAGCCCTGGTCTATTGGTCATGCGGTGTCGAACGGATGCATTCGGTTGACGAACAAAGACATCGTTCACCTCTACAACCGAACGCCTATCGGGACGAAAGTATTGGTCATTTGA
- a CDS encoding BtpA/SgcQ family protein has product MPFLKPNEIDFETVGGMSVIGDRIRRASKLPLGFNIVANAAKASLACARASGAQFVRVNQWANAYVANEGIVEGAAARALRYRKMLSAEDIAILADVHVKHGSHAIVGDRDIEDQARDVEFFGADILIATGTRTGHATASSEVENIRAGANNPILVGSGFSAENAAELLAVADGAIVGSSVKGNGKMHGDKVVLEKVQILMDAVLKNR; this is encoded by the coding sequence ATTCCCTTTCTAAAACCGAACGAGATCGACTTTGAAACCGTTGGCGGCATGTCGGTGATCGGCGACCGAATCCGTCGTGCTTCGAAACTACCGCTTGGCTTCAACATCGTCGCCAACGCGGCCAAGGCGTCGCTCGCCTGCGCGAGGGCATCCGGTGCACAATTCGTCCGTGTCAACCAGTGGGCCAATGCCTATGTCGCCAATGAAGGTATTGTCGAAGGTGCGGCCGCGCGGGCCCTGCGCTATCGCAAGATGCTGAGTGCCGAGGACATCGCGATCCTGGCCGACGTCCATGTCAAACACGGCAGTCACGCTATCGTTGGCGACCGCGACATTGAGGATCAGGCACGCGACGTTGAATTCTTCGGCGCCGATATCCTGATCGCCACCGGCACACGGACCGGCCATGCCACCGCATCTTCGGAGGTGGAGAACATCCGCGCTGGCGCCAACAATCCGATCCTCGTGGGCTCAGGCTTCAGCGCGGAGAACGCAGCGGAACTTCTTGCTGTCGCCGATGGCGCCATCGTCGGTAGCTCCGTGAAGGGCAACGGCAAGATGCATGGGGACAAGGTCGTTCTGGAAAAGGTCCAGATCCTGATGGACGCAGTCCTGAAAAACAGATGA
- a CDS encoding type II toxin-antitoxin system VapC family toxin, producing the protein MILADTSIWIDHFRRGDAELRRIIEDDRLLCHPAVIGELALGSLRDRGSVIAFLAAQREAFVATHDEVMMMIDRHAIFSMGIGYTDAHLLASILLDQRAALWTRDKRLWAAAEKAGALLYTSANSGN; encoded by the coding sequence GTGATACTTGCTGACACCTCCATCTGGATTGATCATTTCCGACGTGGCGATGCAGAGTTGCGTAGGATTATTGAGGACGATCGTCTCCTCTGCCATCCGGCCGTGATTGGTGAATTGGCACTTGGCAGCCTTCGGGACCGGGGTAGCGTGATAGCTTTTCTGGCGGCTCAACGCGAAGCGTTCGTCGCAACGCACGACGAAGTCATGATGATGATTGATCGCCACGCCATTTTCAGTATGGGCATCGGCTACACGGATGCCCACTTGCTGGCCTCAATACTCCTTGATCAGCGAGCGGCCTTGTGGACCAGAGACAAGCGTCTGTGGGCAGCGGCTGAAAAGGCGGGGGCTTTACTGTATACCTCCGCCAATTCGGGGAACTAA
- a CDS encoding GGDEF domain-containing protein gives MLAKIRSSLTLKLFFASFVSTHLPLAVALIYFAYNQHLEPTTTIVLLLVATVAGTALCLGSLWSLLHPLRQLRVAILRFRKSKVACDMRSERRDEIGLVTNAFSSLTSDLSRTIEKLERQATFDVVTGLRNRRWLVDNAAAALARARREGTGIAAIVMDIDHFKSINDRFGHDMGDKALSAVGAVVLSSVRPYDLAARIGGEEFAILLPGCDEVSAAEIANRMRAQLTRLSVLPNGVPLTASFGVCEAASDADDLATMLKHADKNLYLAKSGGRNRVVCSAKNELEGSFSASREPAR, from the coding sequence ATGCTCGCCAAAATTCGGTCATCGCTGACACTCAAATTGTTCTTCGCGTCGTTCGTGAGCACCCACCTCCCACTTGCAGTTGCACTGATCTATTTCGCCTATAACCAACATCTTGAGCCGACAACGACAATCGTTCTTCTTCTCGTTGCTACCGTCGCGGGGACCGCCCTTTGCCTCGGATCCCTTTGGTCGCTGCTTCATCCTCTCAGGCAGTTGCGAGTCGCCATACTGCGGTTTCGAAAATCGAAGGTCGCCTGCGACATGCGCTCGGAACGCAGGGATGAGATTGGGCTTGTCACAAATGCTTTTTCGAGCTTGACGAGTGATCTGTCGCGAACGATCGAGAAGTTGGAACGTCAGGCAACCTTTGATGTCGTTACCGGTCTTCGCAACAGGCGTTGGCTTGTCGACAATGCTGCCGCAGCTCTCGCACGCGCCCGACGCGAGGGAACTGGCATTGCGGCGATCGTCATGGATATCGATCACTTCAAATCCATCAACGATCGTTTTGGACACGATATGGGTGACAAGGCTCTGAGCGCTGTCGGCGCGGTGGTGCTGTCAAGCGTTCGGCCGTACGATCTCGCGGCACGAATCGGCGGCGAGGAGTTTGCCATTCTTCTTCCCGGCTGCGACGAGGTGTCCGCCGCCGAGATTGCAAATCGAATGAGAGCACAGCTGACCCGACTGTCGGTTCTACCAAATGGGGTACCACTAACCGCGAGCTTTGGCGTCTGCGAAGCTGCATCAGATGCCGACGACCTCGCCACGATGCTGAAACATGCAGACAAAAATCTGTACCTGGCCAAAAGTGGGGGCCGCAACCGGGTCGTTTGCTCGGCAAAAAACGAGCTCGAAGGCTCGTTCAGTGCCAGTCGTGAACCGGCCCGCTGA